A region from the Actinoplanes sp. OR16 genome encodes:
- a CDS encoding DUF6493 family protein, with translation MSLTWPEIHELARRGDAPGMIRLLAAATAAERTAAFPVLAAEIKARIEPEMQARTPYALAVVGTAPTAAKALPVLRRTALDTWNWQSGDVFLALAAALELPWIGELGQRLAERLPARDPWPDDWFFAAALMRGAGVTPPVTEGVVRSWVRAYVRPWRPSKPVPPLVERLRDDPWRDLLLPAVFEFDSIGADFGTASLSGRPQFPDAVAALAREGVLERKTLLESVVDRLLRGGRPHDLRAFTLLHDALAPTVDELSTHALDYARLLAAGPGPVASLAQRSLRTVDDAGRLDLDVLLQASALFRPEKTLVKAQLTWLDKVARREPARAAEVVVTIAEAFGHSALDIQEKALDLVTKHRALLDRPSWDAIAPLVSSLGGDLPQQAAHLFDSPSTTVSAAGSPQLPPPAAVAEMPPPITDPAELAEELAALVHGQSAIGWERVLAGVVSLYAGGDHDSLATTLLPVVDRYAGWFAPSRWNAGSPFVSLGLAIRAATSHDAAPALHDLAGAVRIAWHEGRRGLPGSSFSSRPDGVLALRAAEVAVHLTGTMVPMTVATPTHVNGSVDAAALLARLSRAEAEGWQPWPFDFEQALLRLPRDTGSAIVEQAARLTSPAGRQFAQWLTSGGLPDPVSEPFTQPGEKGRDGGWTWDTPVPRRMAAALRPARDGGLRLERQLLTLTPAKHPVYMPGDFDGIEDILAMVLPHHREVAAAWALADIASLADQNQRGAARLLPLLADCSGPVGPATAYALAYALAAKHEPDRAAAADTFLSLAAAGDPVIAPLVGAALADLASDGTIKMTRVLPALTDMHRAGASTAVWDLLVAALPPLFATTARALPDLLEIASQVAVALGVKGDPVPGLTEVAGRGGSTRVVKEARRLHSILTAS, from the coding sequence ATGAGCCTCACCTGGCCCGAGATCCACGAGCTCGCCCGCCGCGGCGACGCACCCGGCATGATCCGGCTCCTCGCGGCGGCGACAGCGGCCGAGCGGACCGCGGCGTTCCCGGTGCTCGCCGCCGAGATCAAGGCGAGGATCGAGCCGGAGATGCAGGCCCGGACGCCGTACGCACTGGCCGTCGTCGGCACCGCCCCGACCGCGGCGAAAGCTCTGCCGGTCCTCCGCCGGACCGCCCTGGACACGTGGAACTGGCAATCCGGCGACGTGTTCCTGGCCTTGGCCGCCGCGCTCGAGCTGCCGTGGATCGGCGAGCTCGGGCAGCGCCTGGCCGAGCGGCTCCCGGCCCGCGACCCGTGGCCGGACGACTGGTTCTTCGCGGCCGCCCTGATGCGCGGCGCCGGCGTCACCCCGCCGGTCACCGAGGGCGTGGTCCGCAGCTGGGTGCGTGCCTACGTCCGCCCATGGCGCCCCAGCAAACCGGTTCCGCCCCTGGTCGAGCGCCTGCGCGACGACCCCTGGCGCGACCTGCTGCTTCCGGCCGTCTTCGAGTTCGACTCGATCGGCGCCGACTTCGGGACGGCCTCGCTCAGCGGGAGACCGCAGTTCCCCGACGCGGTCGCCGCCCTGGCCCGCGAGGGCGTCCTGGAACGCAAAACCCTCCTCGAATCCGTCGTCGACCGTCTCCTGCGTGGCGGCCGCCCTCACGACCTGCGCGCCTTCACCCTGCTCCACGACGCGCTGGCGCCCACCGTCGACGAGCTGTCGACGCACGCCCTGGACTACGCCCGGCTGCTGGCCGCCGGCCCCGGCCCGGTCGCATCCCTGGCCCAGCGCTCCCTCCGCACCGTCGACGACGCCGGCCGCCTGGATCTCGACGTCCTTCTGCAGGCCAGCGCTCTTTTCCGCCCCGAGAAGACCCTGGTAAAGGCACAGCTCACCTGGCTCGACAAGGTGGCCCGCCGTGAACCCGCCCGTGCCGCCGAGGTGGTGGTGACGATCGCCGAGGCGTTCGGCCACAGCGCCCTGGACATCCAGGAGAAAGCCCTCGACCTGGTCACCAAGCACCGCGCACTCCTCGACCGACCCTCGTGGGATGCGATCGCCCCGCTGGTGTCCTCGCTGGGTGGCGACCTCCCTCAGCAGGCAGCACACCTCTTCGACAGTCCCTCCACCACTGTCTCCGCAGCCGGATCGCCGCAGCTTCCGCCGCCCGCCGCCGTCGCGGAGATGCCACCGCCGATCACCGACCCGGCCGAGCTGGCGGAAGAGCTCGCCGCCCTGGTCCACGGGCAGTCTGCGATCGGCTGGGAACGGGTCCTGGCCGGCGTGGTGTCCCTCTACGCCGGCGGCGACCACGACTCCCTGGCCACGACACTGCTCCCGGTCGTCGACCGCTATGCCGGCTGGTTCGCGCCGAGCCGGTGGAACGCCGGCTCACCCTTCGTCAGCCTGGGCCTGGCCATCCGGGCCGCCACCTCGCACGATGCCGCACCGGCGCTCCACGATCTGGCCGGCGCGGTGCGGATCGCGTGGCACGAGGGCCGGCGCGGGCTTCCCGGCTCGTCGTTCTCCTCCCGGCCCGACGGCGTGCTGGCGCTGCGGGCCGCCGAGGTGGCCGTCCACCTGACCGGCACGATGGTGCCGATGACGGTCGCCACGCCGACCCACGTGAACGGCAGCGTCGACGCCGCGGCGCTGCTGGCCCGGCTGTCCCGTGCCGAGGCGGAGGGCTGGCAGCCCTGGCCGTTCGACTTCGAACAGGCCCTGCTCCGCCTGCCACGCGACACCGGCAGCGCGATCGTGGAGCAGGCCGCGCGGCTCACGTCCCCGGCCGGGCGGCAGTTCGCCCAGTGGCTCACGAGTGGCGGGCTGCCCGACCCGGTGAGCGAGCCGTTCACGCAGCCCGGCGAGAAGGGGCGGGACGGCGGCTGGACCTGGGACACCCCGGTCCCGCGCCGGATGGCGGCCGCCCTGCGACCGGCCCGTGACGGCGGCCTGCGCCTCGAACGCCAGTTGCTCACCCTGACTCCGGCGAAGCACCCGGTCTACATGCCCGGCGACTTCGACGGGATCGAGGACATCCTCGCGATGGTCCTGCCGCACCACCGCGAAGTGGCGGCGGCCTGGGCCCTGGCCGACATCGCCTCGCTGGCCGACCAGAACCAGCGCGGCGCTGCTCGGCTCCTCCCACTGCTGGCCGACTGCTCCGGACCGGTGGGCCCGGCGACGGCGTACGCCCTGGCCTACGCCTTGGCGGCCAAACACGAACCGGACCGCGCCGCGGCGGCCGACACATTCCTGTCCCTGGCCGCCGCCGGTGACCCGGTCATCGCCCCGCTGGTGGGCGCCGCTCTCGCCGACCTGGCCTCCGACGGAACGATCAAGATGACCCGCGTACTCCCCGCCCTCACCGACATGCACCGCGCCGGCGCCTCGACGGCGGTGTGGGATCTACTGGTGGCAGCCCTGCCTCCGCTGTTCGCGACCACCGCCCGGGCCCTCCCCGACCTGCTGGAGATCGCCAGCCAGGTGGCGGTCGCGCTCGGGGTGAAAGGCGATCCGGTGCCGGGCCTGACCGAGGTGGCCGGCCGTGGCGGCTCGACCCGCGTGGTGAAGGAGGCGAGACGCCTGCACTCGATCCTCACGGCCTCATGA
- a CDS encoding LacI family DNA-binding transcriptional regulator, whose translation MGAAANRAVTLRDVARLAGVSVATASKALNGQPQVRAETRARVVKAAEQLSFSPNTLAQGLITQRSGTVGLLTSDLEGRFSIPILMGAEDAFGSDQTSVFLCDARGDAIREKHHLRALLSRRVDGLIVVGARPDQRPSLGRDLPVPVIYAYSPSDDPADLSLVTDNVGGGRLAVDHLIRCGRTRIAHITGDPGYGAAQDRARGALDRLAEEGLALAGGEVWFGMWSEAWGRGATRMLLDRCPDVDAIFAGSDEIARGVLDVLHEERIDVPSQVAVIGFDNWQVLAANARPPLTTVDLNLEQLGRTAAQRLSAAMDGNLASGVETLPVRLLTRESTAPLR comes from the coding sequence ATGGGGGCGGCGGCCAACCGTGCCGTCACGCTGCGCGACGTGGCCCGGCTCGCCGGCGTGTCCGTGGCGACGGCGTCGAAGGCGCTGAACGGTCAGCCCCAGGTGCGAGCCGAGACGCGGGCCCGGGTGGTCAAGGCCGCCGAGCAGCTGTCCTTCTCACCGAACACGCTGGCCCAAGGCCTGATCACTCAGCGCAGTGGCACGGTCGGCCTGCTCACGTCCGACCTGGAGGGTCGTTTCTCGATCCCGATCCTGATGGGGGCCGAGGACGCGTTCGGCTCCGACCAGACATCGGTCTTCCTCTGCGACGCCCGCGGTGACGCGATCCGCGAAAAGCACCACCTGCGCGCCCTGCTGTCCCGCCGCGTCGACGGCCTCATCGTGGTGGGCGCCCGCCCCGACCAGCGCCCGTCGCTCGGCCGCGACCTGCCGGTGCCGGTCATCTACGCGTACTCGCCCTCCGACGACCCGGCCGACCTCTCCCTGGTCACCGACAACGTCGGCGGCGGCCGGCTCGCCGTCGACCATCTGATCCGCTGCGGCCGCACCCGGATCGCCCACATCACCGGCGACCCCGGCTACGGCGCCGCCCAGGACCGTGCCCGCGGTGCCCTCGACCGGCTCGCCGAAGAGGGCCTGGCGCTGGCCGGCGGCGAGGTCTGGTTCGGCATGTGGTCCGAGGCGTGGGGCCGCGGCGCCACCCGGATGCTGCTCGACCGCTGCCCCGACGTCGACGCCATCTTCGCCGGCTCCGACGAGATCGCCCGCGGCGTCCTCGACGTCCTGCACGAGGAACGCATCGACGTACCCTCCCAGGTGGCCGTCATCGGCTTCGACAACTGGCAGGTCCTGGCCGCGAACGCCCGCCCACCCCTGACCACCGTCGACCTCAACCTCGAACAGCTCGGCCGCACGGCAGCCCAGCGCCTCTCAGCAGCAATGGACGGCAACCTAGCCTCCGGCGTCGAGACCCTCCCGGTCCGTCTCCTGACCAGGGAGTCCACCGCACCCTTGCGCTGA
- a CDS encoding ABC transporter substrate-binding protein, translating into MRTRIFRGYRRAVASVAALGLIAGMAACGSSDDDQGGDAAAAVTATGTDDGSELTLWTRAPLELQANALVDAYNKTHKNQVKLTIVPNDDYVAKVGAAAGSGDLPDLFAADIVYVPNWTKSGLFADMTERIGLLPYADKINKGHIDAGTYEDKKYVLPFVLDLSVMFWNKELYKAAGLDPEKGPTTLDEFKTQALAVQKLNKPDTYGTFFGGNCGGCNVFTWFPMVWASGEEVMDPEGTKSLLDGPAAQKVYSTWRELQDAGAVDPGSKDETGATWVAAFQEGKIGVMPYPATLLKTAAETVDVGVTGIPGVSGGQSTFVGGDGIGISKDSKLSDQAWNFLSWLTSEDAQVGVLAANDSTVARSDLADNQYSAKDPRIALINKVAGEPQSKTPYAVNFQQAFNAPGSPWVTLLRNQVYGDAGALAGDNSAVTGVLGQ; encoded by the coding sequence GTGAGGACACGGATATTCCGGGGCTATCGCAGAGCCGTCGCGTCGGTCGCGGCTCTCGGCCTGATCGCCGGCATGGCGGCCTGCGGATCGAGCGATGACGACCAGGGCGGCGACGCGGCGGCGGCGGTCACGGCGACCGGCACCGACGACGGCTCGGAGCTGACGCTCTGGACCCGCGCGCCGCTGGAGCTGCAGGCCAACGCGCTCGTCGACGCGTACAACAAGACGCACAAGAATCAGGTCAAGCTGACCATCGTGCCGAACGACGACTACGTGGCCAAGGTGGGCGCGGCGGCCGGCTCGGGCGACCTGCCCGACCTGTTCGCGGCGGACATCGTCTACGTGCCTAACTGGACGAAGTCCGGCCTGTTCGCGGACATGACCGAGCGGATCGGCCTGCTGCCGTACGCCGACAAGATCAACAAGGGGCACATCGACGCCGGCACGTACGAGGACAAGAAGTACGTCCTGCCGTTCGTCCTGGACCTCTCGGTGATGTTCTGGAACAAGGAGCTCTACAAGGCGGCCGGCCTCGACCCGGAGAAGGGCCCGACCACCCTCGACGAGTTCAAGACGCAGGCCCTGGCCGTGCAGAAGCTGAACAAGCCGGACACGTACGGCACGTTCTTCGGTGGCAACTGCGGCGGCTGCAACGTCTTCACCTGGTTCCCGATGGTCTGGGCCAGCGGCGAGGAGGTCATGGACCCGGAGGGCACGAAGTCGCTGCTCGACGGCCCGGCCGCGCAGAAGGTCTACTCCACCTGGCGTGAGCTGCAGGACGCCGGCGCGGTCGACCCCGGATCCAAGGACGAGACCGGCGCCACCTGGGTCGCCGCGTTCCAGGAGGGCAAGATCGGCGTGATGCCGTACCCGGCCACGCTGCTCAAGACGGCCGCTGAGACGGTCGACGTCGGCGTCACCGGCATCCCCGGTGTCAGCGGCGGCCAGTCCACCTTCGTCGGCGGCGACGGCATCGGCATCTCCAAGGACTCGAAGCTCAGCGACCAGGCGTGGAACTTCCTGTCCTGGCTGACCTCCGAGGACGCGCAGGTCGGCGTGCTCGCCGCGAACGACAGCACGGTCGCTCGCAGCGACCTGGCCGACAACCAGTACTCGGCCAAGGACCCGCGGATCGCCCTGATCAACAAGGTCGCCGGCGAGCCGCAGTCGAAGACGCCGTACGCGGTCAACTTCCAGCAGGCGTTCAACGCGCCGGGCAGCCCCTGGGTCACCCTGCTGCGCAATCAGGTCTACGGCGACGCCGGGGCGCTCGCCGGCGACAACAGCGCGGTCACCGGAGTGCTGGGCCAGTAG